One segment of Salvelinus alpinus chromosome 1, SLU_Salpinus.1, whole genome shotgun sequence DNA contains the following:
- the LOC139533600 gene encoding guanine nucleotide-binding protein G(I)/G(S)/G(T) subunit beta-2-like, translated as MSELEQLRQEAEQLRNQIRDARKACGDSTLTQITSGLDPVGRIQMRTRRTLRGHLAKIYAMHWGTDSRLLVSASQDGKLIIWDSYTTNKMHAIPLRSSWVMTCAYAPSGNYVACGGLDNICSIYCLKTREGNVRVSRELPGHTGYLSCCRFIDDNQIITSSGDTTCALWDIETSQQTTVFSGHSGDVMSLSLSPDFRTFVSGACDASIKLWDIRDSMCRQTFTGHESDINAVCFFPNGSAFATGSDDATCRLFDLRADQELSLYSHDNIICGITSVAFSRSGRLLLAGYDDFNCNIWDAMKGDRAGVLAGHDNRVSCLGVTDDGMAVATGSWDSFLKIWN; from the exons ATGAGTGAGCTGGAGCAGCTGCGTCAGGAGGCGGAGCAACTTAGGAACCAGATAAGA gatGCCAGGAAAGCATGTGGGGACTCAACCCTGACACAG ATAACGTCAGGTCTGGATCCCGTGGGGAGGATTCAGATGCGGACGAGGCGCACTCTCCGTGGCCACCTGGCTAAGATCTATGCCATGCACTGGGGCACAGACTCTAG GCTCCTGGTCAGCGCCTCTCAAGATGGAAAACTGATCATCTGGGACAGCTACACCACTAACAAG ATGCATGCTATCCCCCTGCGCTCCTCCTGGGTGATGACCTGTGCGTATGCCCCCTCTGGTAACTACGTGGCCTGTGGAGGTCTGGACAACATCTGTTCCATCTACTGCTTGAAGACCCGCGAGGGCAACGTCAGGGTCAGCAGGGAATTACCCGGACACACAG GTTACCTGTCCTGTTGCCGTTTCATCGATGACAATCAAATCATCACAAGCTCAGGAGACACTACCTG TGCACTGTGGGACATCGAGACAAGCCAGCAGACCACGGTGTTTTCGGGCCACAGCGGTGACGTCATGAGCCTGTCCCTGTCTCCAGACTTCCGCACCTTTGTGTCCGGAGCCTGTGACGCCTCCATTAAGCTGTGGGACATCAGGGACAGCATGTGCCGACAGACGTTCACGGGCCATGAGTCTGACATCAACGCAGTCTGT ttCTTTCCCAACGGCAGCGCCTTTGCCACCGGCTCCGACGACGCCACATGCAGGCTGTTTGACCTGCGCGCTGACCAGGAGCTCAGCCTGTACTCTCACGACAACATCATCTGTGGCATCACCTCCGTGGCCTTCTCCCGCTCCGGACGGCTGCTGCTGGCCGGCTACGACGACTTCAACTGCAACATCTGGGATGCCATGAAGGGAGATCGAGCAG gagTGTTAGCCGGCCATGACAATCGCGTGAGCTGTCTAGGTGTGACTGATGATGGCATGGCGGTGGCCACTGGGTCCTGGGACAGCTTCCTCAAGATCTGGAACTGA